In Gemmatimonadetes bacterium T265, one DNA window encodes the following:
- a CDS encoding chromosome partitioning protein ParB, giving the protein MPPAPPRRLGRGLEALLASRDAAEPTTEERSALRTIPIADIRPNPYQPRHTFRPDELAELEASLRSTGLLQPVTVRPAAEGRGYELVAGERRLRAATNIGWTEIPAVVKPIDDRTLLTLALVENLQRADLDALEEAEGYQRLLDEFGLTQQQIADVVGKDRSTVASTLRLLALPASVRRMVQDRELTAGHARALLALGEERPMAELAREAVANGSSVREVERRVRAILERPPRPAPPASDARPAEVRRTEDHLRRHFATDVSIRLSGEEKGEIRIAFYSADDFDRLLSALGTRPN; this is encoded by the coding sequence ATGCCCCCCGCCCCGCCCCGCCGGCTCGGCCGCGGTCTCGAGGCCCTGCTCGCGTCCCGCGACGCCGCGGAACCGACCACGGAAGAACGGAGCGCGCTCCGTACCATCCCGATCGCAGACATCCGTCCCAACCCGTACCAGCCCCGCCACACTTTCCGCCCCGACGAACTCGCGGAACTCGAAGCCAGCCTCCGCTCCACCGGGCTTCTACAACCTGTCACGGTCCGGCCCGCCGCCGAAGGGCGCGGCTACGAACTCGTCGCCGGCGAACGTCGTCTCCGCGCCGCCACCAACATCGGCTGGACCGAGATCCCCGCCGTCGTCAAGCCGATCGACGACCGCACGCTGCTCACCCTCGCTCTCGTCGAGAACCTGCAGCGCGCCGACCTCGACGCGCTCGAGGAGGCCGAAGGCTACCAGCGGCTCCTCGACGAGTTCGGGCTGACCCAGCAGCAGATCGCCGACGTGGTCGGCAAGGACCGCTCGACCGTCGCGAGCACCCTCCGACTGCTCGCCCTGCCGGCCTCGGTCCGCCGCATGGTCCAGGACCGCGAACTCACCGCCGGCCACGCCCGCGCCCTCCTCGCACTGGGCGAGGAACGCCCGATGGCCGAACTCGCCCGCGAAGCGGTCGCCAACGGCTCGAGCGTCCGCGAGGTCGAACGGCGCGTCCGCGCGATCCTCGAACGTCCCCCCCGCCCCGCCCCGCCCGCAAGCGACGCCCGCCCGGCCGAAGTCCGCCGCACCGAGGACCACCTCCGCCGCCATTTCGCCACCGACGTCTCGATCCGCCTCTCGGGCGAAGAAAAGGGCGAGATCCGCATCGCGTTCTATTCCGCCGACGACTTCGACCGCCTGCTCTCTGCCCTCGGCACTCGCCCCAACTGA
- a CDS encoding chromosome partitioning protein ParA translates to MWHVPHHDPTREPGIFVALPSARRYAAAAVTRVLAIANQKGGVGKTTSAVNLAASLAVAEQRTLLIDADPQGNATSGIGVDRGRIDASLYDVLLGERSLADAVLHAVQFPHLDVLGATPDLAGAEVELVDRPDRLHAMRDALATARDAYDYVLIDCPPSLGLLTVNMLAAADAVLIPVQCEYYALEGLSQLLDTVRRVQQGTNPRLAIDGVLLTMYDARLNLSRQVAADAREYFGPQMFQTIIPRNVRLAEAPSFGKPIVLYDVASVGAQAYMAVAQELIERTTARDVASVAEPAEVG, encoded by the coding sequence GTGTGGCACGTGCCACACCACGATCCAACGCGCGAACCGGGTATCTTCGTCGCCCTACCCTCTGCCCGCCGCTATGCCGCCGCTGCCGTGACCCGCGTCCTCGCCATCGCCAACCAGAAAGGCGGCGTCGGGAAGACCACGTCCGCCGTCAACCTCGCGGCGAGCCTCGCGGTCGCGGAACAGCGCACGCTCCTTATCGACGCCGACCCGCAGGGCAATGCCACGAGTGGCATCGGCGTCGACCGCGGCCGCATCGACGCGTCGCTCTACGACGTCCTACTCGGCGAACGTTCGCTCGCCGACGCGGTCCTGCACGCCGTGCAGTTCCCCCACCTCGACGTCCTCGGCGCCACCCCGGACCTCGCCGGCGCCGAAGTCGAGCTCGTCGACCGCCCGGATCGCCTGCACGCGATGCGCGACGCGCTCGCGACCGCCCGCGACGCCTACGACTACGTCCTCATCGACTGCCCGCCGTCGCTCGGCTTACTCACCGTCAACATGCTCGCCGCTGCCGACGCGGTCCTCATTCCCGTGCAGTGCGAGTACTACGCCCTCGAAGGGCTCTCGCAGCTGCTCGACACGGTCCGGCGTGTCCAACAGGGCACCAACCCGCGGCTCGCCATCGACGGCGTGCTCCTGACCATGTACGACGCCCGCCTGAACCTCTCCCGCCAGGTTGCCGCCGACGCCCGCGAGTACTTCGGACCGCAGATGTTCCAGACGATCATCCCCCGCAACGTCCGACTCGCCGAAGCGCCGAGTTTCGGCAAGCCGATCGTGCTGTACGACGTTGCCTCCGTGGGCGCGCAGGCATACATGGCGGTCGCCCAGGAACTCATCGAACGGACGACGGCGCGCGATGTTGCGAGCGTCGCCGAACCAGCGGAGGTCGGCTGA
- a CDS encoding SIMPL domain-containing protein, producing MPRAFSYHPRTTPTTAAVAAGLLAAALVFTPRLHAQVPIGAFPPAVTVTGTGEDEVVPDRARLSLGVSTQAATAAEASQQNARLQRAVLDAVRAQGVPAEQISTNGYNVSPVTDYNQQTRRTRVTGYTVQNTVNVELRRIDQVGPVLDAVLAKGANTVSSLQFYSSQAEAARRRALARAVERARADADAMAAAAGGRLGDLLELSSATDVRPRPVMMDMMARAAPAPATPISEGTETVTASVTARWRFFAGR from the coding sequence ATGCCGCGCGCGTTCTCCTACCACCCCCGCACCACGCCGACCACCGCCGCGGTTGCCGCCGGACTCCTCGCGGCAGCCCTCGTGTTCACCCCCCGCCTCCACGCCCAAGTGCCGATCGGTGCCTTCCCACCCGCCGTCACGGTCACCGGCACCGGCGAGGACGAGGTCGTCCCCGACCGCGCCCGCCTCTCGCTCGGCGTTTCTACCCAGGCCGCGACGGCCGCCGAAGCCTCCCAGCAGAACGCACGACTTCAACGCGCCGTCCTCGACGCCGTTCGCGCTCAGGGCGTTCCCGCGGAGCAGATCTCAACGAACGGCTACAACGTCTCGCCCGTCACCGACTACAACCAGCAGACGCGCCGCACCCGCGTGACCGGGTACACCGTGCAGAACACCGTCAATGTCGAGCTCCGCCGCATCGACCAGGTCGGCCCCGTGCTCGACGCAGTGCTCGCGAAGGGAGCGAACACCGTCTCGTCCCTCCAGTTCTACTCGTCGCAGGCCGAAGCCGCCCGACGCCGCGCCCTCGCCCGCGCCGTCGAGCGCGCCCGTGCCGACGCCGACGCCATGGCCGCCGCCGCCGGCGGTCGACTTGGCGACCTGCTCGAACTGAGCTCCGCGACCGACGTACGCCCGCGCCCGGTGATGATGGACATGATGGCGCGCGCTGCGCCCGCCCCCGCGACCCCGATCAGCGAAGGCACCGAAACCGTCACCGCCAGTGTGACCGCGCGCTGGCGCTTCTTCGCCGGCCGGTAA